Sequence from the Equus caballus isolate H_3958 breed thoroughbred chromosome 6, TB-T2T, whole genome shotgun sequence genome:
CCGTCCATCATCTCTGGCCTGAAGCATCCCATCCTGTGCCTACACCTTCTCAAGGTACTGCCTGCTCATGAGTTCCTCTTAACCCACAGGactgagagggagaaagagacactGGGAGAGATGAGAGACCCTCTTGGAGGACCCCTTTCTGCTTTTAAATCTGTTCAGCTGAGATGGCGCCACTGTTAGCCAGTCCTCAGCAGAATTGAGAAGTACCCTCATCTCACTGTCTTACAGCCAGAGGCAGAAGTGGCCTGAGCTCCTCTACCCCACCAAGTGTGGCTGCCAGATCTTTTGAGAGGATAGCCTGCTTTCATCTGAGCCTTCCAATCTAGGAGCCTGGGGCTCCCCTGCCTCACTGACCGATGCCTTCCCACTCCCTTAGATTCTCTACTCCTGCTGCCACATCAGTGAGCACCTGTGCCATCTTCTAGTGCAGGAGCCCCTGGCCTTGGAGTCACTGTTGATGTTGGTCCAGGGCAAGGTAGGCCAGCAACAGAGGTGGGCATCTCATGGTGGCCCCACCATCTTGATACAGGGCTGCTCTGACATCTTAAGTTTCCTTTATAGGTAAAGGTAGTAGATTGGGAAGAGTCTGCCGAAGTGACGCTctaccttctctcccttcttgtcCTTCGGCTCCAAGATCTGCCTTCTGGGTGAGTCATCAAGTAGGGTCTCTCCACTGACATCTTCCACCCACATAGCTCACCCTGACATAGACTGTGGGATACAGCCTTCTCTTAGGAGGGGTTGGGATAGAGAAAGTGGAGCTTTCTCTATGAAGGACAGACCTAGATTCCTACCTACTTCATGCCTTGGAGGTGGCCATGGAGCCTAGGTGGAGAGTGCCATCCAAGGGAGAGGGAAGGCTGCTCACCAGCAGCCTCTCATACTGCTGCATCCCTTGGTGTATCTCCTTATTCCAGAATGGAGAAGTTAGGCGGTGAGATTGCTACTGTCTTTACCCGTTCACATGTCGTCTCTCTTGTGGTGAGTTTTCAACCTTCATCCCTTTTCACCCTATCATCCGACCCTTCTGGGAGCAGGGGAGTCATTATCCATTTCGGCTGTCTGTGAGGCATTCTTCTGGACCAGGACAGAGGCATCCATCCTCTCTGCCTGTCCTGAGTACCATTCAGACTCGGACgttccttctcctcctctaaCTCTCCACAGAGCGCAGCAGCCTGCCTATTGGGACAGCTTGGTCAGCAAGGGGTGCCCTTTGACCTCCAGCCTGTGGAGTGGATCGCTGCAGCCACACATGCCCTGTCTGCCCCTGCGGAGGTGAGGTCTACCAGGGAATGCGTAGACATGTTTTCTCTGAGTGAAATAAGGACTGTGTTCAGGGAGAAAAGACGAAAATGCCAGCAAGCCTCACGTAGACTCAGGAGTGGTAAAGGAATCAAGGaggctttcctttccttccttctgccctcaGATAATAGACCCCTCTGAGCCCAGACTGCTCAGGGCTTCTGATTTGTTGTTAACACTCAGGACTCctaaagaggagggaggggacgTCATCTCTCTCTTGGACTTTGGCTCTTGCTTAGTAAAGGGTCTCTCCCCTCTCCAGTCCTTTTTCCTCACTGCCCCCGGAGTGagctttcttaaagaaaaatctggccatttgttcAATCAGTAATTACTTAacacataaatacatattgaGTCCCAGACACTACTCTAGGctctgaggatacagcagtggataaagagaaaaaatcctGCCCACCTGGAGCTTGTGTCCTTGGTGGCTTCCCACTGCTTCTGGGATAAAGTCTGAATTCATTAGTGGACTACTCAGAGCTCTGTTACATCGGAGCTCTGTAATCCTGCTACACCAGAAAAGTTCCCATTTCTAGAATTCAGTATGGTCTTTGATGACCTACCTTTATAAATGCCATGACTTCTACTTGGAATGTTCTCCCTTCCTACCTCCTTCTCTCAGGGGTCTgcattcttcctccctctctgacaGGTCCGGTTGACTCCACCAGATGGCTGTGGATTCTATGATGGCCTCTTCATCCTTCTGCTGCAGCTCCTCAGCCAGGTACAGCTGCATCCCAGGATGAATGGGAATTAAGGAGAGAGAAACTGGGCATTTTGGGGAGCTACTGGACAACAGGAATGAGGAAGCAACCCAGACTCACCTTGCCTCTCAAACTGCTGTGCCTGTGATGGCCTTAGAGTGGGCCCACCTGCCCTCAGTGTAGACCCTTTAAAGGGAACCTTGGGATTCAATGGGGAGAAAAGCTGTAATCCCTTGGTTTCCAGCAGATATCCCTAAGGATTGAGAGATGGGGGGCGGTGTGTGTTAAGATGTGATAAGAAAGGGAATTAAGACAACAGGGAAATCCTAGGTGGGAAAACAGAAGGAATTATTTCTGGGTCTCCCTTTTCTCATAGGTCAGGGACAGGAGTGAAAAAAGACATTTTGACTCCTAACTTTGACTTCCCCACCCACCCTCTTTCAATTTTCTCTCCAGGAGGGGAAGGGTAGCCTGATAAGGGAAGTGGCTAGCTCAGAAATGTGGACGGTTCTATGGCAACGCTTCTCCATGGCTCTGAGGCTCCCTGAGGAGGTATCAGCACAGGAAGAGGAGCTGTCCCTGTGCAGTCCACAAAGCCCAGGGCCAGACTGGACGCTGATCTCACCCCAAGGTATCTTTCCATCAGCATGGCCTCCTCTGTGGGGCCAGTGTGTTGATCCCTCTTCAGGAAGAGGGCCTAGAACTGAGTTAGCTCACGGAaattgctgctgctgccgctgctgctgcctgggggaggaTGGCAGTCTGTGCTGGAGCTACTCACTATGGGGAAGGGACTGAAGAGGTGGTGACCCTGGGAGCCATGGCAAAGCAGGGCCATCTGGGCCTCTTGCCTGCTCCACTGGTCTCCATTCTCCATGTTTCCAGGCATGGCAGCCCTGCTGAGCCTGGCCGTGGCCTCCTTTACCCAGGAGCCCCAGttatgcctgagccacctgtctCAGCGTGGAAGCATCCTCATGTCCACCCTGAAGCATCTGCTTTCCCCCAGCTTCCTGCATCAGCTGGGTCAGGCGTGAGTTTGAGCTAGAGGAGGGAGACCAGAAGATCCAGAGAGTCTGCAgtgggggacagggaggggaaggcaggagagaaggagcTGACAGTTTGAACTGTGAGGCAAGAAATGGGATTGCTGAGATTGGAGAAGGGGAGCTGGACTAGGGAGTttgagaggaggggaagaatgataAAGGGTGGGTGAGCAAGACTGAATATGTCCTTCCACACTCCCCTCCTTAGGCCTCACGGGTCTGAGTTTCTACCTGTCATGGTACTCTCCGTCTGCCAGCTCCTCTGCTTCCCCTTCGCCCTGGATGTGGATGCTGACCTCCTTGTCCGTGTCTTGGCTGACCTCACAAACTCGGAAGTCACAGCTCACCTGCTGCAGGTACTTGGGAGCTACCCAGGCAtgaaggtgggagaggaagaTGGCCAACCTTGTGTACTCTAATTCACCTCCCACAGCTCCAGGGCTCCCCTACGCCCCTGTAAGAGTGGGGCATCTGGCTTGATCTAAGAGTTGGAGGGGAGAAAGCACTCAGGCCTGAGCAGAGGCACATAGTTGAGGCCGGCGCTGGTGCCTCCTTGTCTCCATCATTCCCTTATCTGGATTCCACTGCAGCTCAGTGGGGAGAAGATCCTGGTCTAAGCACTGGAGACTCAGCTCAGTAGCTGGGAATTGCTTCTCTGGCAAATCTTGGCATTAAGCAGTGCATTTGACAAGCAGAGCAGGGAATGAACTTGGAAAGAACCTGTTCTCTTGGGCTCCACATTGTGGCTCATGTGGCGTGGTGTGGGTCAGCCATACCACCTCTCTGTGGTTTCTCTCCCCcagctttgcttttctctctcccacACTGGGCTGCTTCTAGTTACCCAGCTGAAGTGTATTCGCCCTCTCCCTGAACTACTTTGCCCGctcccttccctgccttctcccaGGTCTGTTGCCACCATCTTCCGTTGCCACAAGTCGAGCTTCCCATCAGTCTTCTCACGCACCTGGCCCTCATGGATTCCACCTCTCTCAACCAGTTTGTGAACACAGTGGCTGCCTCCCCTAGAAGTATGATCTCATTCCTCTCCATTGCCCTCCTTGGTGACCAGCCATTGCTGACCTCtgaccttctctctctgctggccCACACAGTCCGGGTACTGTCTCCTAGCCACTTGTCCTTTATCCAAGAACTCCTGGCTGGCTCTGATGAATCCTATCGGCCCCTGCGCAGCCTCCTGGGCCACCCAGAAAATTCCGTGCGGGCCCGCACTTATGGGCTTCTGGGACACTTGCTGCAACATAGCATGGCCCTGCGTGGGGCACTGCAGAGCCAGACTGGACTGCTTAACCTTCTGCTGCTGGGTCTTGGAGACAAGGATCCTGCTGTGCGGCGGAGTGCCAGCTTTGCTGTAGGCAATGCAGCCTACCAAGCTGGTCCCCTGGGACCTGCTCTGGCAGCCGCAGTACCTGGTATGACCCAGCTGCTTGGAGATCCTCAGGCTGGTATCCGGCGCAATGCCGCATCAGCTCTGGGCAACTTGGGGCCTGAGGGCTTGGGGGAGGAGCTGTTACAGTGCCAAGTACCCCAGCGGCTCCTAGAGATGGCATGTGGAGACCCCCAGCCAAATGTGAAGGAGGCCGCCCTCATTGCCCTCCGGAGCCTCCGACAGGAGCCCTGCATCCATCAGGTACACCTCGGGGGACTTAGGAACCAGGATGATGGGGTTGTATTTCACAGCATTTTTCTGAgatagtcttttttgttttagattttattttttccctttttctccccaaagccccccagtacatagttgtatattcttcactgtgagtccttctagttgtggcatgtgggacgctgccttggcctggtttgatgagcagtgccgtgtcctcgcccaggatttgaaccaacgaaacactgggccgcctgcagcggggcgcgcgaacttaaccactcggccacggggccagcccctgagatagTCTTTAAGGAAGACTTTGGGACCTCCAGAAACCCAAGCCGTGTCCCTCTCTAGAGCAGGAATCCCAGGGGCAGTGTCTTGGAGATGAGTTTTCCATTTACCATCTCCCACCCTGGAGACGGGAAGGGACCTGGAAGAGGGCCCCATTGGGCTGGGAAATGCCTGAGATCTCAAGGACCACTGTGTCTCTCTTCTAGAGGCTGTGCGGGAGGGAGGTGAAGGAAGACTGAGGGATGTTGAGTATAGAGTGGTTTCATTCTGGGGGCCATGAAGGAGCTAATCTTTTTCAGCACTTACTTTGTGAAGAGCACCGTGCTAAGCATTTTATCCTTATTATGTGGTTTAAGCTATTACGTTCCTCATTTTGCaagtgaggaaagtgaggcactaAGAATTTAATAACTTGTCCAAGTTACGAGACTAGTATGTGGGATTGGACACTTGAACTCAGGAGTCTGGGACCAGAACCCATACTCTAATCATAGctttattctgctttttctgctcaattttcagtgtatagacaGCCTAATAGAAATCGCATATCTACTATAAGGCTCTACCTCCAAATTATAATAGCTCAATGTGGTAGCATTGGGTGGTTCATGCAGAACAGCAATTTTGACAGGATGGTGATGATAAATATAGGATTTTCTGGCAATCCATGTGGAGAAATAATGAGAGGGATTCTTGGCTGGTAATGAAGTTATGACCCACTGATCTGGATCCATGACTGGCCATCCCACCTTTTGGCTTACTATCACTGCTGCATTCATTAACCCTTCCTGGGGACAAGGGCAGGGGTCCCTTGCTGCCTTGGTTTCACGATCTCTAACCAAAAAGGATGGAAGTAGACCTCTGGTCCTCATGATTCCTGTCTCCAAGGTTTCTCTCTTCCTACACAGTCTATTTTGAGACCCCAAGagcccattttctttttcttccttttctggagTAGGAATTGCTGGCCTGAATGAGAGTCTTCTCCATGTTGTGTTCTGTCATCTGCTGTCTTTCCCACAGGTGCTAGTGTCCCTGGGCGCCAGTGAGAAATTAGCCTTGCTCTCTCTGGGGAATCCATCACTGCCGCACAGCAGTCCCAGGCCCGCCTCTGCCAAACACTGCAGGAAACTCATTCACCTCCTGAGGCCAACCCACAGCACATGATCCCAGATTTCTGGGGTCCAGCCTCTAGCCTTCGTTGACCTGCTATTGccaactcttctttttctactatACAAGCCACCCACTCAACCAAGAGctaaaaagactaaaaaagagagaaactgccAACTCAACTGAGTTGAGAATGAGAAGCTAGAAGAGATTTATGTATAAAGGTCCTTCCTTACCCCAGATTCAGATGATTTCAACCAGTAAACGTCATTGCTGTCAGTGCCACAGAAGATTCCTTGCTTGTCTGTAACCAGGGGTCTTTCTCCAATAATTTGCCTTTAACTCCAGGAACATGCCTCTGGACCTTAGGGGGACACCTTCTACCTGAGCGATCTCTTCCTTTCTGGAGCTCCTGTAACCCTCCCTGTGGGTTCTTGCTTTAGGTGCACTGGCCCCAGGACAGTCATGAAGACAGAGCCCGTCTCAGCTCTAGGCTGTGGGGATAAATGCCATCAGTCCCTGTTGTGGAGGGTTCCCCAGCCTGTAGCCCACATTCCCATCCATGGGAGGGGTGGAGAgtgtatcttttctattttttgtacatcTGTTTGTAAACTCTTGCAATAAAAGGTGTGCCTCAGCCTGCTTTGAGCTGCCAGGGTGGGCGTGGGGAGGTTCAGTGCCTCTTTTAGCTGCTGTGTGGTGCTGGAAGCACACGAGATCCTGGTTTGGGGAGCTTATTTATATCTCTGCCTGCCCTCTAGCTTCCTCCATCCCAGATGAACTACATGTGGtcatctgcttccaagctcaggCCACTGGAGCTGAAATAGGAAAGGATAGAACTAAACAGAGAGGTAAACTGAATTACTTTGAGATCTCAGGCTTAGAGACTAGTTTTAATATTTGGTCTCAATATATAGGGAAGCCCAGCTGCTTTAGAAGGGCAGCTGTTTATGGAGATTGTGCAGTGTACCAGAAAGGGGCATTTGGCAGACCCATTAGTTAGCATTGTAATCCAGCAGGAAACAGACTAGAAAGCTTAAACTTCACTGGATGGCTTGCGACAAGCTTCCCAGGGCCCTTATTtctccatccataaaatggggagaCTGCTTTTTGTTCTTCctcaaattccaattgttttaGGAATGAAAGACAAGTAAGGTGCCTTTATTTTTATAAGGAATTTTATTTAGTTGTCATCTTCATTGCTCACTGTGTTTATATTTTAGCAAAAGTAACATTATTTCTAGAGACCACCATAATTTCCTCCTATCCAGattatttcaattcaattcaacataTATTCATGGAATGCTTTCTTTGTGCCAGATATTGTTCTAGGTACAGGAGCTAAAGCAGTGCCTGTCTGTCAGAGAGTTTCCATTCTGGTCAGGGAGACAGTGAACTTATTAAAATGTTGAATTATATATAGTATGTAGGGAGGTGATAAAaactctggagaaaaataaagcagagaaaggggatGAGGTGTGCTGAGTTGGATGGTCGGGgcaggcctcactgagaaggtggcaCTTGAACAAAGGcttgaaggagaggagggaatgaGCAGGGCAGCTGTCAGAGGGAAACCTAGGCAGAGAGATGATCGCTTCAAAGGCCTTGAGATGGACGCCTGCCAGCGCTGGCTCCAGCGTGCTGGAGGAGCCACTTGGAGGCCGGTTTGGGTGGAAGAAGtgaagaaaggggagaagagTAGGAGATGAGGACAGGAAGGTAATGGGGACCACACGTGGGCCTTGTAAACCTTGTACTTTGGAGGGAGCAGGGATCTATTGGAGCGTTTTGAACAGAGGAATGATGTGATCCACTTTGTGTTCTAACAAATTACTCTTCATTCTGGTGCGAATGGACGCTGAGGagtgggggaggctgggaggcgGGGTGGGCAGTTGGGAGGCTATGGTAATCATCCAGGTGAGAGAATGGTGGCCTGGCCGGGGTGGTACTATGGAGTGGTGAAAGGTAGTCAGATTTTGAAGATGTTTTGAACATACAGCAAATAAGATTTCATGAGTGACTGGATGTGGGGGCGTGCACTAAAGAAGGCAGATGAAGAGGACTCCaagatttttggcctgagcaataGGAACGATGGAACTGCCATTAACTGAAATACAGAGTGGTAGTGCGTGTGAAAGTTCGAGTTCCGTTTTGAACATGTTAAATATATTAGTTGAAAATTTGCAAACACACACCAAAGTAGAGAGCTTCGTTCAGTGAAGCCCATCACAGCTTCATCAGCTAccatatctattctttttttactcaggtattttaaaacaaatcctggGCAACAAACAGTTACCCGTAAGTACTTTGGTATACATCGCTAACAGATCGGaactttggtttttgttttt
This genomic interval carries:
- the STK36 gene encoding serine/threonine-protein kinase 36 isoform X2, whose translation is MAGAGGASSNFLQGLLTKDPRQRLSWPDLLHHPFIAGHVTIITEPAGSDLGTPFTSRLPPELQVLKDQQAHRLVPKGNQFPILRQACKRMAEELKQKRHQNTGPALEQEDRTSKVASGTASPPRLRATPQESGLLAGILASEMKSSWAECGAGEDPPAPRENWTTQDCERAFPELRPEVMGQQSIDAVDLENEEPDSDDEWKHLLETSKPMPIQLKAPLTLLCNPDFCQRIQAQLHEAAGQILKGMLEGASQILPALRVLSSLLSSCSDSVPLYSFCREAGLPGLLLSLLRHSQENNSIQQQCWCGTFLQDLMAVIQAYFACTFNLERSQTGDSLQVFQEAANHFLDLLGKLLAQPDDSEQNLWRDSLMCFIVLCEAMDGNSWTVAKAFYCSLLTTQRAVLDGLLHGLTVLQLPVHSPPGAPQVSQPLREQSADLPGALSSALAAICTTPVGLPGCWKAKEQITRHLANQLIEDSTQLRPSIISGLKHPILCLHLLKILYSCCHISEHLCHLLVQEPLALESLLMLVQGKVKVVDWEESAEVTLYLLSLLVLRLQDLPSGMEKLGGEIATVFTRSHVVSLVSAAACLLGQLGQQGVPFDLQPVEWIAAATHALSAPAEVRLTPPDGCGFYDGLFILLLQLLSQEGKGSLIREVASSEMWTVLWQRFSMALRLPEEVSAQEEELSLCSPQSPGPDWTLISPQGMAALLSLAVASFTQEPQLCLSHLSQRGSILMSTLKHLLSPSFLHQLGQAPHGSEFLPVMVLSVCQLLCFPFALDVDADLLVRVLADLTNSEVTAHLLQVCCHHLPLPQVELPISLLTHLALMDSTSLNQFVNTVAASPRSMISFLSIALLGDQPLLTSDLLSLLAHTVRVLSPSHLSFIQELLAGSDESYRPLRSLLGHPENSVRARTYGLLGHLLQHSMALRGALQSQTGLLNLLLLGLGDKDPAVRRSASFAVGNAAYQAGPLGPALAAAVPGMTQLLGDPQAGIRRNAASALGNLGPEGLGEELLQCQVPQRLLEMACGDPQPNVKEAALIALRSLRQEPCIHQVLVSLGASEKLALLSLGNPSLPHSSPRPASAKHCRKLIHLLRPTHST